One genomic segment of Hydrocarboniclastica marina includes these proteins:
- a CDS encoding SDR family NAD(P)-dependent oxidoreductase yields the protein MSKHSDSSVPGRFFSGKVAAITGAGSGIGRALALHLARENCDLALSDINAAGLEESARLARDLGVQVTTAVVDVANRDAVEAWADQTAKDHGKVNMIFNNAGVALGSSVEGTSYENFEWLLNINLWGVIYGTKAFLPHLKKSGDGHVINVSSLFGLVGIPGQSVYNTAKFAVRGFTESLRQEMDIERCNVNVLCVHPGGIKTNINASARMDSSIKSLVGSDSEETRQSFEKLLKTTPDDAADIILKAVRRKSRRVLVGSDAKALDLLQRFFPAFYQRLIVAVLRMRAAKSRRKALASN from the coding sequence ATGAGTAAGCATTCAGATTCATCGGTTCCCGGCCGATTTTTCAGCGGTAAGGTCGCAGCCATCACAGGCGCAGGCTCAGGTATTGGCCGAGCCCTGGCTTTACATCTCGCCCGCGAGAACTGCGATCTGGCGCTATCGGATATCAACGCTGCCGGGTTGGAAGAGAGCGCCCGCCTGGCCCGAGACCTCGGCGTCCAGGTGACCACTGCTGTGGTCGATGTTGCCAATCGCGATGCGGTCGAGGCCTGGGCCGATCAGACGGCAAAAGACCACGGCAAGGTCAATATGATCTTCAATAATGCAGGCGTTGCCCTAGGTAGTTCCGTTGAGGGCACGAGCTACGAGAACTTCGAGTGGCTCCTGAACATCAACCTTTGGGGCGTCATTTATGGTACCAAAGCGTTTTTGCCTCATCTGAAAAAGTCCGGTGATGGTCACGTGATCAACGTGTCCAGCCTGTTCGGTCTTGTCGGGATTCCAGGGCAAAGTGTCTACAATACGGCGAAGTTTGCGGTTCGGGGCTTCACCGAATCCTTGCGCCAAGAGATGGATATTGAGCGGTGCAACGTTAACGTCCTGTGTGTGCATCCCGGCGGTATAAAGACGAATATCAACGCGTCGGCCCGGATGGATTCGAGCATAAAGTCGCTGGTGGGCAGTGATTCGGAAGAAACTCGACAGTCTTTCGAGAAGCTGCTCAAGACGACTCCCGATGATGCCGCGGATATCATTCTCAAAGCTGTTAGGCGGAAGTCACGGAGGGTTCTGGTCGGGTCGGACGCCAAGGCGCTTGATCTTCTGCAGCGTTTTTTCCCGGCGTTTTATCAACGTTTGATTGTTGCTGTTCTTCGTATGCGTGCGGCCAAGAGCCGCAGGAAAGCATTGGCTAGCAACTGA